A section of the Saccharopolyspora gregorii genome encodes:
- a CDS encoding DUF2848 domain-containing protein → MFPLRFDVAGTSVEVPVRTLLNAGYAGRSQDDVAAHVAELAELGVPAPTRTPCLYPVAPYLAMQTGEVPAQHGRTSGEAEWALVIAGPREEDVLLTAACDHTDRALEVHGVAWSKQAGPDVLGSRAWRLVDVADRIDSLTLSAHVGGRRLQHGSLGELLTPAYWLDELRGLGLAEEGTVLLSGTIPMDAEVDQFADPWRVELADPATGDVLTCEYTVRQLPEPIA, encoded by the coding sequence ATGTTTCCGCTTCGTTTCGATGTGGCAGGCACGTCCGTCGAGGTGCCGGTGCGCACCCTGCTCAACGCCGGGTACGCCGGGCGCAGCCAGGACGACGTGGCCGCGCACGTCGCCGAACTCGCCGAGCTCGGCGTGCCCGCGCCCACCCGCACGCCCTGCCTCTACCCGGTCGCGCCGTACCTCGCCATGCAGACCGGCGAGGTGCCCGCGCAGCACGGCCGCACCTCCGGCGAGGCGGAGTGGGCGCTGGTCATCGCCGGTCCCCGCGAGGAGGACGTGCTGCTCACCGCCGCCTGCGACCACACCGACCGGGCGCTCGAAGTGCACGGCGTGGCCTGGAGCAAGCAGGCGGGGCCGGACGTGCTCGGGTCCCGGGCCTGGCGGCTCGTGGACGTCGCCGACCGGATCGACTCGCTGACCCTCAGCGCGCACGTCGGCGGGCGGCGCCTCCAGCACGGCTCGCTCGGCGAGCTGCTCACGCCCGCGTACTGGCTGGACGAGCTGCGCGGGCTCGGCCTGGCCGAGGAGGGCACGGTGCTGCTGTCCGGCACCATCCCGATGGACGCCGAAGTGGACCAGTTCGCGGACCCGTGGCGCGTCGAACTGGCGGACCCGGCGACCGGTGACGTGCTGACCTGCGAGTACACCGTCCGGCAGCTGCCGGAGCCGATCGCCTAG
- a CDS encoding SAM-dependent methyltransferase, giving the protein MLESPDARGASGLFPFEGPSGTRTSTGPAGKEFAITEDERGGELADIHGELDLHRPNAARMYDYFLGGTQNFPADRGAARKQLELLPETRVGVLENRSFLRRVVRFCVERGIRQFLDLGSGIPTVGNVHEVAHQGDPDAVIAYVDHEPVAVAHARRLLQAEPRVSVTQADLAHPADVLAAAGVRRLLDLREPVAVLALSVLHFIPDESGPTGVLATYRDACAPGSVLAVSHASGAGLTSTQVVEGLRIYDRTPTPLSLRPAEQAGELMAGWALVPPGVVPVVDWRPDVPVGAEVRAAVGSGWSAVGVRPSARS; this is encoded by the coding sequence GTGCTGGAGAGCCCGGATGCCCGTGGGGCGTCCGGGCTCTTCCCGTTCGAGGGGCCGAGCGGTACGCGCACGAGCACCGGCCCGGCCGGGAAGGAGTTCGCGATCACCGAGGACGAACGCGGCGGGGAGCTGGCCGACATCCACGGCGAGCTCGACCTGCATCGGCCGAACGCGGCACGCATGTACGACTACTTCCTCGGCGGGACGCAGAACTTCCCCGCCGACCGCGGGGCCGCCCGCAAGCAGCTGGAACTGCTCCCCGAGACCCGCGTCGGAGTCCTCGAGAACCGGTCCTTCCTGCGCCGGGTCGTGCGGTTCTGCGTGGAGCGCGGCATCCGCCAGTTCCTGGACTTGGGTTCCGGGATCCCGACGGTCGGCAACGTGCACGAGGTCGCGCACCAGGGGGATCCGGACGCGGTGATCGCCTACGTGGACCACGAGCCGGTGGCCGTCGCACACGCGCGTCGGCTGTTGCAGGCGGAGCCGCGGGTGAGCGTCACGCAGGCCGACCTGGCACACCCGGCGGACGTGCTCGCCGCCGCCGGGGTGCGGCGGCTGCTGGACCTGCGCGAGCCGGTGGCGGTGCTGGCGCTGTCGGTGCTGCACTTCATCCCGGACGAGTCCGGCCCGACCGGGGTGCTCGCGACCTACCGGGACGCCTGCGCCCCGGGCAGCGTGCTGGCGGTCAGCCACGCCTCCGGCGCGGGCTTGACCTCGACGCAGGTGGTGGAGGGGCTGCGCATCTACGACCGGACCCCGACCCCGCTGAGCCTGCGGCCCGCGGAGCAGGCCGGGGAGCTGATGGCCGGTTGGGCGCTGGTCCCGCCGGGAGTGGTGCCGGTGGTCGACTGGCGACCGGACGTCCCGGTGGGCGCGGAGGTCCGCGCCGCCGTCGGCAGCGGCTGGTCCGCGGTGGGCGTGCGACCGTCGGCACGGTCGTGA
- a CDS encoding M14 family metallopeptidase: MSSARRRATAVAAAASLALLLPVQASVAAPASGPASAAAAASGVYSVPNTDSRTRTDINASGAQVLGAKDGVATVEATAAQAEQLRAQGFELRQKATPRDFPPGDEAYHNYDEMVAELDAIVADHPDIAAKSSLGESFEGRDIPLLKISGNVAEDEDEPEVLFDCNQHAREHLTTEMCLQIANRLTDGYADDPAVKENVDSREVWIVPSVNVDGSTYDVESGEYQGWRKNRQDSGTDLNRNWGYLWGCCGGASDDPQDETYRGTEAFSAPETKALADFIDSRVIGGEQQIKSAIDFHTFSELVLWPFGHTQDDVTEGMTQEEFDRFEKVGTEMAETNGYTPQQSSDLYTTDGDSLDWMWGKHKILAFTLEMYPSDGGLDGFYPPGDVIERETARNDGAVDIVLREAGV; this comes from the coding sequence ATGTCCAGCGCACGGCGCAGAGCAACGGCGGTGGCCGCCGCCGCATCCCTGGCCCTGCTCCTTCCCGTCCAGGCGAGCGTCGCCGCACCCGCTTCGGGCCCCGCATCCGCGGCCGCGGCGGCGAGCGGGGTGTACTCGGTACCGAACACCGACAGCCGGACCCGTACCGACATCAACGCCTCCGGCGCCCAGGTCCTCGGTGCGAAGGACGGCGTGGCGACGGTGGAGGCCACCGCGGCGCAGGCGGAACAGCTGCGCGCGCAGGGCTTCGAGCTGCGGCAGAAGGCGACGCCGCGGGACTTCCCGCCCGGCGACGAGGCGTACCACAACTACGACGAGATGGTCGCCGAGCTCGACGCGATCGTCGCGGACCACCCGGACATCGCCGCCAAGTCCAGCCTCGGCGAGAGCTTCGAGGGCCGGGACATCCCGCTGCTCAAGATCAGCGGCAACGTCGCGGAGGACGAGGACGAGCCGGAGGTCCTGTTCGACTGCAACCAGCACGCGCGCGAGCACCTCACCACCGAGATGTGCCTGCAGATCGCGAACCGGCTCACCGACGGCTACGCCGACGACCCCGCGGTCAAGGAGAACGTGGACAGCCGCGAGGTGTGGATCGTCCCGTCGGTGAACGTGGACGGTTCCACCTACGACGTGGAGTCCGGCGAGTACCAGGGCTGGCGGAAGAACCGGCAGGACAGCGGTACCGACCTGAACCGCAACTGGGGTTACCTGTGGGGCTGCTGCGGCGGTGCCAGCGACGACCCGCAGGACGAGACCTACCGCGGCACCGAGGCGTTCTCCGCGCCGGAGACGAAGGCGCTGGCCGATTTCATCGACTCCCGCGTGATCGGCGGTGAGCAGCAGATCAAGTCGGCGATCGACTTCCACACCTTCTCGGAGCTGGTGCTGTGGCCGTTCGGGCACACCCAGGACGACGTGACCGAGGGGATGACCCAGGAGGAGTTCGACCGGTTCGAGAAGGTCGGCACCGAGATGGCGGAGACCAACGGCTACACCCCGCAGCAGTCCAGCGACCTCTACACCACCGACGGCGACAGCCTCGACTGGATGTGGGGCAAGCACAAGATCCTCGCGTTCACCCTGGAGATGTACCCCTCCGACGGTGGCCTCGACGGGTTCTACCCGCCGGGTGACGTGATCGAGCGGGAGACCGCCCGCAACGACGGCGCCGTGGACATCGTGCTCCGCGAAGCCGGCGTCTGA
- the hisD gene encoding histidinol dehydrogenase: MLTRTDLRGRVPSTAELRATLPRADTDVEHVLHQVRPVVEAVRERGVDAVLEYAEKFDGVRPEQVRVPAAELADALERLDPAVREALQESIDRARRVHGDQRRTDVTTQVVPGGTVTERWVPVARVGLYAPGGLAVYPSSVVMNVVPAQAAGVESLVVCSPPQAEFGGLPHPTILAAAALLEVDEVWAVGGAQAVALLAYGGRDTDGAELLPADLVTGPGNVYVTAAKRHLRSVIGIDAEAGPTEIAVLADGTADPVHVAADLISQAEHDTLAASVLVTTSPELADAVDAELDRQVPLTKHTERIRTALTGEQSGCVLVGTLDEGLTVVDAYAAEHLEIQTADAEAVAARVRNAGAIFVGPHAPVSLGDYCAGSNHVLPTGGCARHSSGLSVQSFLRGIHVISYDERALREVAGKVVALADAEDLPAHGQAVTARFPSGLDR; encoded by the coding sequence ATGCTCACCCGTACCGACCTGCGCGGTCGTGTTCCGTCCACCGCCGAGCTGCGCGCCACGCTGCCGCGTGCCGACACGGACGTGGAGCACGTGCTGCACCAGGTTCGGCCGGTGGTCGAGGCGGTCCGCGAGCGCGGTGTCGACGCCGTGCTGGAGTACGCCGAGAAGTTCGACGGCGTGCGGCCCGAGCAGGTGCGGGTGCCCGCCGCCGAGCTGGCCGATGCGCTGGAGCGGCTCGACCCGGCGGTGCGCGAGGCGCTGCAGGAGTCCATCGACCGCGCGCGCCGCGTGCACGGCGACCAGCGGCGCACCGACGTCACCACCCAGGTCGTGCCGGGCGGCACCGTCACCGAGCGCTGGGTGCCGGTCGCCCGCGTCGGGCTGTACGCGCCGGGCGGTCTCGCGGTGTACCCGTCGAGCGTCGTGATGAACGTGGTGCCCGCGCAGGCCGCCGGGGTGGAGTCGCTGGTGGTGTGCTCGCCGCCGCAGGCCGAGTTCGGCGGGCTGCCGCACCCCACCATCCTCGCCGCGGCCGCGCTGCTGGAGGTCGACGAGGTGTGGGCGGTCGGTGGTGCCCAGGCGGTGGCGCTGCTCGCCTACGGCGGGCGGGACACCGACGGGGCCGAGCTGCTGCCCGCGGACCTGGTGACCGGGCCCGGCAACGTCTACGTCACCGCCGCGAAGCGGCACCTGCGCAGCGTCATCGGCATCGACGCGGAAGCCGGGCCGACCGAGATCGCGGTGCTGGCCGACGGCACCGCCGACCCGGTGCACGTGGCCGCCGACCTGATCAGCCAGGCCGAGCACGACACGCTGGCGGCGAGCGTGCTGGTCACGACCTCGCCGGAGCTCGCCGACGCGGTGGACGCGGAACTGGACCGCCAGGTGCCGCTGACCAAGCACACCGAGCGGATCCGCACCGCGCTCACCGGTGAGCAGTCCGGCTGCGTGCTGGTCGGCACCCTCGACGAAGGCCTCACCGTCGTCGACGCCTACGCGGCCGAGCACCTGGAGATCCAGACCGCGGACGCCGAGGCGGTGGCCGCGCGGGTGCGCAACGCGGGCGCGATCTTCGTCGGGCCGCACGCTCCGGTGTCGCTCGGCGACTACTGCGCGGGTTCGAACCACGTGCTGCCCACCGGCGGCTGCGCGCGGCACTCCTCCGGGCTGAGCGTGCAGAGCTTCCTGCGCGGCATCCACGTCATCTCCTACGACGAGCGGGCGCTGCGGGAGGTCGCCGGCAAGGTCGTCGCCCTGGCCGACGCCGAAGACCTGCCCGCGCACGGACAGGCCGTCACGGCCCGCTTCCCGTCCGGACTCGACCGCTGA
- a CDS encoding histidinol-phosphate transaminase: MSDVLGADVALTDLPLRDDLRGRSPYGAPQLDVPVRLNTNENPYPPPPELVADVAEAVREAAGTLHRYPDRDAVALREDLAAYLSGATGVAVSHRNVWAANGSNEVLQQVLQAFGGPGRSALGFEPSYSMHPILAAGTRTDWLPAPRRADFGLDAARAAAIVAERRPDVVFVTSPNNPTGQVVPQQDLRAVLDAAPGIVVVDEAYVEFCTEPSAIELIDEYPAKIIVSRTMSKAFAFAGGRLGYLAAAPAMIDALLLVRLPYHLSAPTQAAARAALRHAKATLGSVRALADERDRVVARLRELGFGPVRSDANFVLFGRFSDAHAAWQRYLDAGVLIRDVGIEGHLRVTIGTPEENDAFLAASKGLVDAVNEENTR, translated from the coding sequence ATGAGCGACGTGCTCGGCGCCGACGTGGCGCTGACCGACCTTCCGCTGCGCGATGACCTGCGCGGCCGCAGCCCGTACGGCGCCCCGCAGCTGGACGTGCCGGTGCGGCTGAACACCAACGAGAACCCGTACCCGCCGCCGCCCGAGCTGGTGGCCGACGTGGCCGAAGCGGTCCGGGAGGCGGCCGGGACGCTGCACCGCTACCCGGATCGGGACGCGGTGGCGCTGCGGGAGGACCTGGCCGCGTACCTCAGCGGTGCCACCGGCGTCGCGGTCTCGCACCGCAACGTGTGGGCCGCGAACGGCTCCAACGAGGTGCTGCAGCAGGTGCTGCAGGCGTTCGGCGGGCCGGGGCGCAGCGCGCTCGGCTTCGAACCGTCGTACTCGATGCACCCGATCCTGGCCGCGGGCACCCGCACCGACTGGTTGCCCGCACCGCGCCGCGCCGACTTCGGCCTGGACGCGGCGCGGGCCGCCGCGATCGTGGCCGAGCGGCGTCCGGACGTGGTGTTCGTGACGAGCCCGAACAACCCGACCGGCCAGGTGGTCCCGCAGCAGGACCTGCGCGCGGTGCTCGACGCGGCCCCGGGGATCGTGGTGGTCGACGAGGCCTACGTCGAGTTCTGCACCGAACCGAGCGCGATCGAGCTGATCGACGAGTACCCGGCGAAGATCATCGTCAGCCGGACCATGAGCAAGGCGTTCGCGTTCGCCGGCGGCAGGCTCGGCTACCTGGCGGCGGCGCCCGCGATGATCGACGCGTTGCTGCTGGTGCGGCTGCCGTACCACCTCTCGGCGCCGACCCAGGCCGCCGCCCGCGCCGCGCTGCGGCACGCGAAGGCGACGCTCGGTTCGGTGCGGGCGCTGGCGGACGAGCGCGACCGCGTCGTCGCGCGGCTGCGCGAACTCGGGTTCGGCCCGGTGCGCAGCGACGCGAACTTCGTGCTGTTCGGCCGGTTCTCGGACGCGCACGCCGCGTGGCAGCGCTACCTGGACGCGGGCGTGCTGATCCGCGACGTCGGCATCGAAGGGCACCTGCGGGTCACCATCGGCACCCCCGAGGAGAACGACGCGTTCCTGGCCGCGAGCAAGGGCCTGGTGGACGCGGTGAACGAGGAGAACACGCGATGA
- the hisB gene encoding imidazoleglycerol-phosphate dehydratase HisB, which yields MTATEAAFAPGTRTGKVERTTKESSVLVELDLDGTGQVDIDTTVPFYDHMLTALGTHAAFDLTVKASGDIDIDAHHTVEDTAIVLGQALRQALGDKKGIRRFGDAWIPMDETLAHAAVDVSGRSYCVLTGEPEQYNSFTIGGNYPFVLNRHVFESLAFHSQINLHVRVIHGRDPHHIAEAQYKAIARALRAAVEPDPRFAGVVPSTKGAL from the coding sequence ATGACGGCGACCGAGGCGGCGTTCGCGCCGGGCACCCGCACCGGCAAGGTGGAACGCACCACGAAGGAATCCTCCGTGCTGGTCGAGCTGGACCTCGACGGCACCGGGCAGGTCGACATCGACACCACGGTGCCGTTCTACGACCACATGCTCACCGCGCTCGGCACGCACGCCGCGTTCGACCTGACGGTGAAGGCGTCCGGTGACATCGACATCGACGCCCACCACACCGTCGAGGACACCGCGATCGTGCTCGGGCAGGCGTTGCGCCAGGCGCTCGGCGACAAGAAGGGCATCCGCCGCTTCGGCGACGCCTGGATCCCGATGGACGAGACGCTCGCGCACGCGGCGGTGGACGTCTCCGGCCGCTCGTACTGCGTGCTGACCGGGGAACCGGAGCAGTACAACAGCTTCACCATCGGCGGGAACTACCCGTTCGTGCTGAACCGGCACGTGTTCGAATCGCTGGCGTTCCACTCGCAGATCAACCTGCACGTGCGGGTGATCCACGGGCGGGACCCGCACCACATCGCCGAAGCCCAGTACAAGGCGATCGCCCGGGCGCTGCGCGCGGCGGTGGAACCCGATCCGCGGTTCGCCGGCGTCGTGCCCTCCACGAAGGGCGCGCTGTAG
- a CDS encoding alpha/beta hydrolase family esterase: MHRAVLSLLIALGAVAATGAPALAAPERPAPRGGCGTTPDVEPGTTEHRELTSGGRTREFLVHVPENYDPDRATPVVLSFHGHNRTAEYQERLSRFSELDTIAVYPQGLVGTDGGTAWQGAPYSADADDVRFTEDLLDRVEDDFCVDTDRVYAAGKSNGGGFTNVLACRLGDRIAAFAPVAGAYYPQGGKCSPSEPVPMISFHGTADDTIPYDGNPEKGLPAIPDWLDGWAERDECSPDPVTEHPQDLVTQQRWEGCADRGALVHYRIDELGHDWPSRSSNPDSDDPTVIEATPLIWKFFQQHPLNA; the protein is encoded by the coding sequence ATGCACAGAGCAGTGCTGAGCCTGCTGATCGCCCTCGGCGCGGTCGCCGCCACCGGCGCACCCGCCCTCGCCGCGCCGGAGCGGCCCGCGCCGCGCGGCGGCTGCGGCACCACCCCCGATGTCGAACCGGGGACCACCGAGCACCGGGAACTCACCTCCGGCGGCCGCACCCGGGAGTTCCTGGTGCACGTCCCGGAGAACTACGACCCGGACCGCGCCACGCCGGTGGTGCTGTCCTTCCACGGCCACAACCGCACGGCCGAGTACCAGGAGCGGCTGTCCCGGTTCTCCGAGCTGGACACGATCGCCGTCTACCCGCAGGGCCTCGTCGGCACCGACGGCGGCACCGCGTGGCAGGGCGCCCCGTACTCGGCGGACGCCGACGACGTCCGGTTCACCGAGGACCTGCTCGACCGGGTCGAGGACGACTTCTGCGTGGACACCGACCGGGTGTACGCGGCCGGGAAGTCGAACGGCGGTGGCTTCACCAACGTGCTGGCCTGCCGCCTGGGTGACCGCATCGCCGCATTCGCCCCGGTGGCCGGGGCCTACTACCCGCAGGGCGGGAAGTGCTCGCCGTCCGAGCCGGTGCCGATGATCTCCTTCCACGGCACCGCCGACGACACGATCCCCTACGACGGGAACCCGGAGAAGGGCCTGCCCGCCATCCCCGACTGGCTCGACGGGTGGGCCGAGCGCGACGAGTGCTCGCCCGACCCGGTCACCGAGCACCCGCAGGACCTGGTCACCCAGCAGCGCTGGGAGGGCTGCGCCGACCGGGGCGCGCTGGTGCACTACCGCATCGACGAGCTGGGGCACGACTGGCCGAGCCGTTCGTCCAATCCGGACTCCGACGATCCGACCGTCATCGAAGCGACCCCGCTGATCTGGAAGTTCTTTCAGCAGCACCCGCTGAACGCCTGA
- a CDS encoding cation:dicarboxylate symporter family transporter — protein MASKDAAPEAAGAPPKKRDRTHFLYIFVIVAVLAGIAVGFAFPDFATALKPLGTGFVNLIKMMISPVIFCTIVLGVGGVRQAAKVGKVGGLALGYFLVMSFVALVVGLLVGNVLHPGEGLQLTDELRASGSDQAPGEAEGLSGFLMGIIPNTLVSALTEGEVLQTLLVALLAGFALQALGDKGTPILRGIEHIQRLVFKILAMVMWVAPIGAFGAIAAVVGATGVDALKGLGVIMAGFYITCLLFIFLVLGPLLWAFARVSVFKLLGYLGREFLLILSTSSSEAALPRLIAKMEHLGVSKPVVGITVPTGYSFNLDGTAIYLTMASLFIASAMGEPLALGEQISLLVFMIIASKGAAGVSGAGLATLAGGLQSHRPELVDGVGLIVGIDRFMSEARALTNFAGNAIATVIIGSWTKEIDREQMQRVFAKEDPFNEQSFLDEEESSAAGGDSGKEPVAAK, from the coding sequence GTGGCAAGCAAAGACGCTGCACCCGAGGCCGCCGGTGCACCGCCGAAGAAGCGGGACCGCACCCACTTCCTGTACATCTTCGTCATCGTCGCGGTCCTGGCGGGCATCGCCGTCGGGTTCGCGTTCCCCGACTTCGCCACCGCACTGAAACCGCTGGGCACCGGGTTCGTCAACCTGATCAAGATGATGATCTCCCCGGTCATCTTCTGCACCATCGTGCTCGGCGTCGGCGGCGTGCGGCAGGCCGCGAAGGTCGGCAAGGTCGGCGGCCTGGCACTGGGCTACTTCCTCGTGATGTCGTTCGTCGCGCTCGTCGTCGGGCTGCTCGTCGGCAACGTGCTGCACCCGGGCGAGGGCCTGCAGCTCACCGACGAGCTGCGCGCCAGCGGCAGCGACCAGGCGCCGGGCGAGGCGGAGGGCCTGTCCGGGTTCCTCATGGGCATCATCCCGAACACCCTGGTCTCCGCCCTCACCGAAGGTGAAGTGCTGCAGACGCTGCTGGTGGCGCTGCTCGCCGGGTTCGCGCTGCAGGCACTGGGCGACAAGGGCACGCCGATCCTGCGCGGCATCGAGCACATCCAGCGGCTCGTGTTCAAGATCCTCGCGATGGTGATGTGGGTGGCCCCGATCGGCGCGTTCGGCGCGATCGCCGCCGTCGTCGGCGCCACCGGGGTCGACGCGCTCAAGGGCCTCGGCGTCATCATGGCCGGCTTCTACATCACCTGCTTGCTGTTCATCTTCCTGGTGCTGGGGCCGCTGCTGTGGGCGTTCGCGCGGGTCAGCGTGTTCAAGCTGCTCGGCTACCTAGGCCGGGAGTTCCTGCTGATCCTGTCGACGTCCTCGTCGGAGGCGGCGCTGCCGCGGCTGATCGCGAAGATGGAGCACCTCGGCGTCAGCAAGCCCGTCGTCGGCATCACCGTGCCCACCGGGTACTCGTTCAACCTGGACGGCACCGCGATCTACCTGACGATGGCCTCGCTGTTCATCGCCTCCGCGATGGGTGAACCGCTGGCGCTCGGCGAGCAGATCTCGCTGCTCGTCTTCATGATCATCGCGTCGAAGGGTGCCGCGGGCGTCAGCGGCGCCGGGCTCGCCACCCTCGCGGGCGGCCTCCAGTCGCACCGCCCCGAGCTCGTCGACGGCGTCGGCCTCATCGTCGGCATCGACCGGTTCATGTCCGAGGCCCGCGCGCTCACCAACTTCGCGGGCAACGCGATCGCCACGGTCATCATCGGCTCCTGGACCAAGGAGATCGACCGCGAGCAGATGCAGCGGGTCTTCGCCAAGGAGGACCCGTTCAACGAGCAGAGCTTCCTCGACGAGGAAGAATCCTCCGCGGCCGGCGGCGATTCCGGGAAGGAACCCGTCGCCGCGAAGTGA
- a CDS encoding sensor histidine kinase, which yields MSYFRRIGRASLAARLFVLQVVVVAVVVLSGVALGYVEAERRTEEAAADEVAAVANTLAVDPGVLAAVTGGDPPRTLQPWAERVRTATGVGFITIMDPSGMRYTHPNPELIGKRFVGNIGAAQHGRPLTETYEGTLGPSVRVVVPVLDDSGRVRALVSVGITVRVLTAELSGQLLVLAGVGAVALLFGGVAGYLVSRRLRRHTHGLTPAELSRMYEYHDAILHAVREGLLLVAPSGVVTLCNDGAAVLLGSDPAEAEGTRFADLGFPEPLVEALAEREPVRDEVHVTEDRVLLVNVSAVRSGDRDLGSVVTLRDHTELQALTGELDSMRGFSESLRSQAHESANRLHAVVSLIELGRVEEAVGFATAELELAQQLTDRVVGAVGEPVLAAVLLGKSAEARERGVEVVLSEGSAVDDRALDRVGSRDLVTILGNLIDNAVEATFEVPAPRVEVSIRSDEEELSIVVSDNGPGVDPAVAGSVFERGWSTKRPGRGLGLALVGRSVRRYGGSVRVGAGPGGRFEVRIPLTEVRS from the coding sequence ATGTCCTATTTCCGGCGGATCGGCCGCGCCAGCCTCGCGGCCAGGTTGTTCGTGCTGCAAGTGGTCGTGGTCGCGGTGGTGGTGCTCAGCGGGGTGGCGTTGGGCTACGTCGAGGCGGAGCGCCGCACCGAGGAGGCCGCCGCGGACGAGGTCGCCGCGGTGGCGAACACCCTGGCGGTGGACCCCGGAGTGCTGGCGGCCGTCACCGGTGGCGATCCGCCGCGCACCTTGCAGCCGTGGGCGGAGCGGGTGCGGACGGCGACCGGCGTCGGGTTCATCACGATCATGGATCCCTCGGGGATGCGCTACACGCACCCGAACCCGGAGCTGATCGGGAAGCGGTTCGTCGGCAACATCGGTGCGGCTCAGCACGGCAGGCCGCTCACCGAGACCTACGAGGGCACCCTCGGCCCGTCGGTGCGGGTGGTGGTCCCGGTGCTCGACGACTCGGGCCGGGTGCGGGCGCTGGTGTCGGTGGGCATCACGGTGCGGGTGCTCACCGCCGAGCTGAGCGGGCAGCTGCTGGTGCTGGCCGGGGTGGGCGCGGTGGCGCTGCTGTTCGGCGGCGTGGCCGGGTACCTGGTGTCGCGCCGGCTGCGCAGGCACACGCACGGGTTGACCCCGGCGGAGCTGAGCCGGATGTACGAATACCACGACGCGATCCTGCACGCGGTCCGCGAGGGCCTGCTGCTGGTGGCGCCGTCCGGTGTGGTGACGCTGTGCAACGATGGCGCGGCGGTGCTGCTGGGGTCGGACCCGGCCGAGGCGGAGGGCACCCGCTTCGCGGACCTCGGTTTCCCGGAGCCGCTGGTGGAGGCGCTCGCCGAGCGGGAGCCGGTGCGCGACGAGGTGCACGTGACCGAGGACCGGGTGCTGCTGGTGAACGTCTCCGCGGTGCGCAGCGGCGACCGCGACCTGGGCAGCGTGGTGACGTTGCGCGACCACACCGAGTTGCAGGCGTTGACGGGGGAACTGGATTCGATGCGCGGGTTCTCCGAGTCGCTGCGCTCGCAGGCGCACGAGTCGGCGAACCGGTTGCACGCGGTGGTGTCGTTGATCGAACTGGGGCGGGTCGAGGAGGCGGTGGGGTTCGCGACCGCGGAGCTGGAGCTGGCGCAGCAGCTGACGGATCGCGTGGTGGGCGCGGTGGGGGAGCCGGTGCTGGCGGCGGTGCTGCTCGGCAAGAGCGCGGAGGCGCGGGAGCGGGGTGTGGAAGTGGTGCTGTCGGAGGGCAGCGCGGTCGACGATCGCGCGTTGGACCGGGTGGGTTCGCGCGATCTGGTGACGATCTTGGGGAATCTGATCGACAACGCGGTGGAGGCGACGTTCGAGGTGCCCGCCCCGCGGGTCGAGGTGAGCATCCGCTCCGACGAGGAGGAGCTGTCCATCGTGGTGTCGGACAACGGGCCCGGGGTGGATCCGGCGGTGGCCGGGTCGGTGTTCGAGCGCGGCTGGTCGACGAAGCGCCCGGGTCGCGGGCTGGGCCTGGCGCTGGTGGGGCGCAGCGTGCGCCGCTACGGCGGGTCGGTGCGGGTCGGTGCCGGTCCGGGCGGCAGGTTCGAGGTGCGGATCCCGTTGACCGAGGTGCGCTCGTGA
- a CDS encoding response regulator — MISVLVVEDDPVAGEAHELYVSRVDGFEVAGRARTGQDALRFLEHTQVDLVLLDLRLPDMDGLAVARALRNAGSNADVIAVTSARDLRVVRASVASGVVQYLLKPFTFAAMREKLEHYARFRQSLGHDREASGQSEIDRAFSTLRGVDRASLPKGMGEETLAAVVSALRAHREGAAAGAVGELAGVSRVTARRYLEYLVDNGMAGREPRYGGVGRPEMFYRWAEDSG; from the coding sequence GTGATCTCGGTGCTGGTGGTGGAGGACGACCCGGTCGCTGGTGAGGCGCACGAGCTGTACGTGTCCAGGGTGGACGGTTTCGAGGTGGCCGGCCGCGCCCGCACCGGGCAGGACGCGCTGCGGTTCCTGGAGCACACCCAGGTGGACCTGGTGCTGCTGGACCTGCGGTTGCCGGACATGGACGGGCTGGCGGTGGCGCGGGCGCTGCGCAACGCGGGCAGCAACGCCGACGTGATCGCGGTGACCTCGGCGCGGGACCTGCGCGTGGTGCGCGCTTCGGTGGCCAGCGGCGTCGTGCAGTACCTGCTGAAGCCGTTCACCTTCGCGGCGATGCGGGAGAAGCTGGAGCACTACGCCCGCTTCCGGCAGAGCCTCGGGCACGACCGGGAGGCCAGCGGGCAGAGCGAGATCGACCGCGCGTTCTCCACGCTGCGCGGGGTGGACCGCGCGTCGCTGCCGAAGGGCATGGGGGAGGAGACGCTGGCCGCGGTGGTCTCGGCGCTGCGGGCGCACCGGGAGGGCGCCGCCGCGGGTGCGGTGGGCGAGCTGGCCGGGGTGTCGCGGGTGACGGCCCGGCGCTACCTGGAGTACCTGGTGGACAACGGGATGGCGGGCCGCGAGCCGCGCTACGGCGGGGTGGGGCGCCCGGAGATGTTCTACCGCTGGGCCGAGGATTCCGGTTAG